A region from the Variovorax sp. V93 genome encodes:
- a CDS encoding cytochrome C oxidase subunit IV family protein yields the protein MDPVAGQQHPISLYLKIWGLLFVLSTMSYLVDYFHFQGYLRWALIITFMLLKAGLIVAVFMHMAWERLSLVYAILVPPLCLLVLVGLMAAEGGHTFLTRLQFFH from the coding sequence ATGGACCCCGTCGCAGGCCAGCAACATCCGATCAGCCTCTATCTCAAGATCTGGGGGCTGCTGTTCGTGCTCAGCACGATGTCCTACCTGGTCGACTACTTCCATTTCCAGGGGTACCTGCGCTGGGCCCTGATCATCACTTTCATGCTGCTGAAGGCGGGGCTGATCGTCGCGGTCTTCATGCACATGGCCTGGGAGCGGCTGTCGCTGGTCTATGCCATCCTGGTGCCGCCCCTGTGCCTGCTGGTGCTGGTCGGGCTGATGGCGGCAGAGGGCGGCCATACCTTCCTCACGCGGCTGCAGTTCTTCCACTGA
- a CDS encoding heme-copper oxidase subunit III family protein, protein MNNTATIAARPLSPTLAASGWRGLIADWSSDRQAFHVSWGKAMMWIFLLSDTFVFSCFLTGYMTVRASTTVPWPSPSEVFALHVGGADIPLLLIAIMTFVLISSSGTMAMAVNFAYRRDRVNAATLMLVTATCGEIFVGMQAFEWSKLILEEGVRPWGNPMGAAQFGSAFFMITGFHGLHVSAGVVFLFTVAFKLLRGDYDKAGNYQIVEIAGLYWHFVDLVWVFIFALFYLW, encoded by the coding sequence ATGAACAACACCGCAACGATCGCCGCAAGGCCCTTGAGTCCGACCCTCGCCGCCAGCGGCTGGCGCGGGCTGATAGCCGACTGGTCCTCCGACCGCCAGGCCTTCCACGTGTCGTGGGGCAAGGCGATGATGTGGATCTTCCTGCTCAGCGACACCTTCGTCTTCAGCTGCTTCCTGACCGGCTACATGACGGTGCGCGCCTCGACCACCGTGCCGTGGCCCAGCCCGAGCGAGGTGTTCGCGCTCCATGTGGGGGGCGCCGACATCCCGCTGCTGCTGATCGCGATCATGACCTTCGTGCTCATCAGCAGCAGCGGCACGATGGCGATGGCGGTCAATTTCGCCTACCGCCGCGACCGCGTGAACGCCGCCACGCTGATGCTCGTGACCGCGACCTGCGGCGAAATCTTCGTCGGCATGCAGGCCTTCGAGTGGTCCAAGCTGATCCTCGAGGAGGGCGTGCGGCCCTGGGGCAATCCGATGGGGGCCGCGCAATTCGGCTCGGCCTTCTTCATGATCACGGGCTTCCACGGGCTGCACGTGTCGGCCGGCGTGGTCTTCCTGTTCACCGTGGCCTTCAAGCTCTTGCGCGGCGACTACGACAAGGCCGGCAACTACCAGATCGTCGAGATCGCCGGGCTGTACTGGCACTTCGTGGACCTGGTGTGGGTGTTCATCTTTGCGCTGTTCTATCTCTGGTGA
- a CDS encoding cytochrome c oxidase subunit 3 yields MSAGTAWSLRGGLPRDAHASAASIGLWVFMGVATALFSLFIVAYVMRMGGDDSMTIALPWQLWLSSALLVAGSAALQWAGGAARRRAPMRARRLLLAGGLFAVAFLGAQLWAWQALLSAQVMPAGNPAGSFFYLLTAMHGLHLAGGLVGWAWTANAAWPDPARAAWRIALCARYWHFMLAVWLVLFALLGWVTPEVARFICGTS; encoded by the coding sequence ATGAGCGCGGGCACCGCTTGGAGCCTCCGCGGCGGCCTGCCTCGCGACGCGCACGCGAGCGCGGCCAGCATCGGCCTGTGGGTCTTCATGGGCGTGGCCACCGCGTTGTTCTCGCTCTTCATCGTGGCCTACGTGATGCGCATGGGCGGCGACGATTCGATGACGATCGCGCTGCCGTGGCAGCTCTGGCTCAGTTCGGCGCTGCTGGTGGCGGGCAGCGCGGCGCTGCAATGGGCCGGCGGCGCAGCGCGCCGTCGCGCCCCGATGCGGGCCCGCCGCCTGCTGCTCGCCGGCGGCCTCTTCGCAGTGGCCTTCCTGGGCGCGCAGCTGTGGGCCTGGCAGGCGCTGCTGAGCGCGCAGGTGATGCCGGCCGGAAATCCGGCGGGCAGCTTCTTCTACCTGTTGACCGCCATGCACGGGCTCCACCTGGCGGGCGGGCTGGTCGGGTGGGCCTGGACGGCGAACGCCGCATGGCCCGATCCGGCCCGGGCCGCATGGCGCATTGCGCTGTGCGCGCGCTACTGGCACTTCATGCTGGCGGTGTGGCTGGTGCTGTTCGCGCTGCTGGGCTGGGTGACGCCGGAGGTGGCGCGCTTCATCTGCGGCACATCCTGA
- the ctaD gene encoding cytochrome c oxidase subunit I: MSHADDAGHPAPQSFLTRYVWSQDHKVIAVQYACTAIAVGVVGVVLSNLMRLQLGFPGQFEFINAERYYQFVTMHGMIMVIYLLTALFLGGFGNYLIPLMVGARDMVFPYLNMLSFWVYLLSVVVLMASFFVAGGPTGAGWTLYPPQSILPGTPGHAGGIVLMLVSLLIFIVATTMGGLNYVTTVLQARCEGMTLLRMPLTVWGIFVATILALLGFPALFVSGVMLLLDRTLGTSFFMPALVSMGQVTGYKGGSPLLFQHLFWFFGHPEVYIVALPAFGIVSDLISVHARKCIFGYRMMVWAIVAIGALSVVVWAHHMFVSGMNPYFGFFFATTTLIIAVPTAIKVYNWILTLWRGDIHLTVPMLFALAFLCTFLIGGLTGLFLGNVSVDIPLSGTYFVVAHFHMVMGVAPLLVVFGGIYHWFPKVTGRMLDDRLGRLHFWITFLGTYLIYFPMHYLGVLGMPRRYYNFDGYAFIPPSAFSLNTFITVVALIVGVAQLLFIANLAWSAWRGQRADANPWRAASLEWQTPATPPGHGNWGPRLPVVYRWAYAYGEPGAAEDFIPQNAPPEAGPGEPEPQGQSEVRGAPA; the protein is encoded by the coding sequence ATGTCCCACGCCGACGACGCCGGGCACCCCGCGCCGCAGAGTTTCCTGACCCGCTACGTCTGGAGCCAGGACCACAAGGTGATCGCCGTCCAGTACGCCTGCACCGCCATCGCGGTGGGCGTGGTGGGCGTGGTGCTGTCCAACCTGATGCGGCTGCAGCTGGGCTTTCCGGGCCAGTTCGAGTTCATCAACGCCGAGCGCTACTACCAGTTCGTGACCATGCACGGGATGATCATGGTGATCTACCTGCTCACGGCGCTGTTCCTCGGCGGCTTCGGCAACTACCTGATTCCGCTGATGGTGGGGGCGCGGGACATGGTGTTCCCCTACCTCAACATGCTGAGCTTCTGGGTCTACCTGCTGTCGGTGGTGGTCCTGATGGCGAGCTTCTTCGTCGCGGGCGGACCGACCGGCGCGGGCTGGACGCTGTACCCGCCGCAGTCGATCCTGCCCGGCACGCCGGGCCATGCGGGCGGCATCGTGCTGATGCTGGTGTCGCTGCTCATCTTCATCGTGGCGACCACGATGGGCGGCCTCAACTACGTGACCACCGTGCTGCAGGCACGCTGCGAAGGCATGACGCTGCTGCGCATGCCGCTCACGGTGTGGGGCATCTTCGTGGCCACCATCCTCGCGCTGCTCGGCTTCCCGGCGCTGTTCGTCAGCGGCGTGATGCTGCTGCTCGACCGCACGCTGGGCACCAGCTTCTTCATGCCGGCGCTGGTGTCGATGGGCCAGGTGACGGGCTACAAGGGCGGCAGCCCGCTGCTGTTCCAGCACCTGTTCTGGTTCTTCGGCCATCCGGAGGTCTACATCGTGGCGCTGCCGGCCTTCGGCATCGTGTCCGACCTGATCAGCGTGCACGCGCGCAAGTGCATCTTCGGCTACCGCATGATGGTGTGGGCCATCGTCGCCATCGGCGCGCTCAGCGTGGTGGTGTGGGCGCACCACATGTTCGTGAGCGGCATGAACCCGTACTTCGGCTTCTTCTTCGCGACCACCACGCTGATCATCGCGGTGCCCACCGCGATCAAGGTCTACAACTGGATCCTGACGCTGTGGCGCGGCGACATCCACCTGACGGTGCCGATGCTGTTCGCGCTGGCCTTCCTGTGCACCTTCCTGATCGGCGGGCTCACGGGCCTGTTCCTCGGCAACGTGAGCGTGGACATTCCGCTGTCGGGCACCTATTTCGTGGTGGCGCACTTCCACATGGTGATGGGCGTGGCGCCGCTGCTGGTGGTGTTCGGCGGCATCTACCACTGGTTCCCCAAGGTCACGGGCCGCATGCTCGACGACCGGCTCGGCCGGCTGCATTTCTGGATCACCTTCCTCGGCACCTACCTGATCTATTTTCCGATGCACTACCTGGGCGTGCTGGGCATGCCGCGGCGCTACTACAACTTCGACGGCTACGCGTTCATCCCGCCCTCGGCATTCAGCCTGAACACGTTCATCACCGTGGTCGCGCTGATCGTCGGCGTGGCGCAGCTGCTGTTCATCGCCAATCTCGCCTGGAGCGCCTGGCGCGGGCAGCGGGCCGACGCCAATCCATGGCGCGCCGCCTCGCTCGAATGGCAGACGCCCGCCACGCCGCCGGGCCACGGCAACTGGGGGCCGCGGCTGCCGGTGGTCTACCGGTGGGCCTATGCCTATGGAGAGCCGGGTGCGGCGGAGGATTTCATACCACAGAACGCACCGCCGGAAGCCGGGCCCGGGGAGCCCGAGCCGCAGGGCCAGAGCGAGGTCCGGGGAGCGCCGGCATGA
- a CDS encoding c-type cytochrome — protein sequence MIMAVALLLVVLASVLFHVFNPWWTTPLASNWQLMDDTLTITLVITGIFFIAINVFIAYMLVRFRHREGHRAAHEPENRKLERWLIGGTTVGIMALLAPGLVVYANYVREPHDSLVLEVLGQQWQWRFRFPGEDGKLGATDARFVSATNPFGVDPADRAGQDDLLIAGNEVHLPLGKPVLVLMRSNDVLHDFFVPNFRARMNMVPGQVSRFWFTPTVAGRYEALCAQLCGVGHPNMRGYVVVEDPASYKAWHAALPTFARSQAKAPEPPAGAAAAGGTRVEQGRALADAKGCVACHTVDGSPRVGPTWKGLHGKTETMADGSTALVDEAYLRSFIRDPQARHVKGFPPVMPKIEMTDEELAALVAYIQSLGSPPAQAAAEQKAPR from the coding sequence ATGATCATGGCCGTCGCCCTGCTGCTCGTCGTGCTCGCCTCGGTGCTGTTCCACGTCTTCAATCCGTGGTGGACGACGCCCCTTGCTTCGAACTGGCAGCTGATGGACGACACCCTGACCATCACGCTGGTGATCACGGGGATCTTCTTCATCGCCATCAACGTGTTCATCGCCTACATGCTGGTGCGCTTTCGCCACCGCGAGGGACACCGTGCGGCGCATGAGCCCGAGAACAGGAAGCTCGAGCGCTGGCTGATCGGCGGCACCACCGTCGGCATCATGGCGCTGCTGGCGCCCGGCCTCGTGGTGTACGCGAACTATGTCAGGGAACCCCACGACTCCCTCGTGCTGGAGGTGCTGGGCCAGCAATGGCAGTGGCGCTTCCGCTTCCCGGGAGAGGACGGCAAGCTCGGCGCGACCGATGCGCGCTTTGTCAGCGCCACCAATCCGTTCGGGGTCGACCCCGCCGACCGGGCCGGGCAGGACGATCTCCTGATCGCCGGCAACGAGGTGCACCTGCCGCTCGGCAAGCCGGTGCTGGTGCTGATGCGTTCGAACGATGTGCTGCACGACTTCTTCGTGCCGAACTTCCGCGCCCGGATGAACATGGTGCCGGGACAGGTCAGCCGCTTCTGGTTCACGCCGACCGTCGCGGGCCGCTACGAAGCGCTGTGCGCGCAGCTGTGCGGCGTGGGCCATCCCAACATGCGCGGCTACGTGGTGGTGGAAGATCCGGCGAGTTACAAGGCCTGGCACGCGGCGCTGCCGACCTTCGCCAGGTCGCAGGCCAAGGCGCCCGAGCCCCCGGCCGGTGCCGCGGCGGCCGGCGGCACGCGCGTCGAACAGGGCCGCGCGCTGGCGGACGCCAAGGGCTGCGTGGCCTGCCACACGGTCGACGGCAGCCCGCGCGTGGGGCCGACCTGGAAGGGCCTGCACGGCAAGACCGAAACCATGGCGGACGGCTCCACCGCGCTGGTCGACGAAGCCTATCTGCGCAGCTTCATCCGCGACCCGCAGGCCCGCCACGTGAAGGGCTTCCCGCCGGTCATGCCCAAGATCGAAATGACCGATGAAGAACTGGCCGCGCTGGTGGCCTACATCCAGAGTCTGGGCAGTCCGCCGGCGCAGGCTGCCGCCGAACAGAAGGCCCCGCGATGA
- a CDS encoding DUF1269 domain-containing protein: MKRRIYWLMPDLASARQAMDDLVWARVDVAHIHFAGPEGMDMAGLHAANVWQTSDLVHAAKTGWVVGSACGILVGLAAALLFPITGDGPEWEVAVLVAIVGGVVGAWSASMIGISIPSPRLQRFEGAIARGQILLMVDLPRSRVRDIEALLRSAHPEARFEGEEPQVPAFL, translated from the coding sequence ATGAAGAGGCGCATCTACTGGCTGATGCCGGACCTGGCGAGCGCCAGGCAGGCGATGGACGATCTGGTGTGGGCACGCGTCGACGTTGCGCACATTCATTTCGCCGGACCGGAAGGCATGGACATGGCCGGGCTCCATGCGGCCAACGTGTGGCAAACCTCGGACCTCGTCCACGCAGCCAAGACCGGGTGGGTGGTCGGCAGTGCCTGCGGCATCTTGGTCGGCCTCGCGGCCGCGCTGCTGTTCCCGATCACCGGCGACGGCCCCGAATGGGAGGTGGCTGTGCTGGTGGCCATCGTGGGGGGCGTGGTCGGCGCCTGGTCGGCCAGCATGATCGGCATTTCCATCCCGAGCCCCAGGCTGCAGCGTTTCGAGGGCGCCATCGCGCGGGGACAGATCCTGCTGATGGTGGACTTGCCGCGCTCGCGCGTGCGGGACATCGAGGCGCTGCTGCGCTCCGCGCATCCCGAAGCCCGGTTCGAGGGCGAAGAGCCGCAAGTCCCGGCGTTTCTCTGA
- a CDS encoding creatininase family protein, with protein sequence MNPHPLRSRFWSDLTSEEFSRLDRERLIAVLPVGATEQHGPHLPMSTDTATIDGMVQAALPHLPDELPVLFLPTVAYGKSNEHSRYPGTLTVSATTLISLWKDIGACVAKAGVRKLVLYNSHGGQMSVMDIVARDLREEHGMMVVAANWYTLGLPEGLFTAHEGRHGIHAGDLESSVMLHLAPDDVRPDQFRNFRSMTEDLAAENKFLSITPSGKLGWQMHDINPAGAAGDATRATAEKGAAVLDHVGRRFVELLQEVDRFPLSRLANVPAWR encoded by the coding sequence ATGAACCCGCACCCCCTGCGCAGCCGCTTCTGGTCCGACCTGACCAGCGAAGAGTTCTCCCGCCTCGACCGCGAACGGCTCATTGCCGTGCTGCCGGTGGGCGCGACCGAGCAGCACGGCCCCCACCTGCCGATGTCGACCGACACCGCCACCATCGACGGCATGGTGCAGGCCGCGCTGCCGCACCTGCCGGACGAGCTGCCGGTGCTCTTCCTGCCCACGGTCGCCTACGGCAAGAGCAACGAGCATTCGCGCTATCCGGGCACGCTGACCGTCTCGGCCACCACGCTGATCTCGCTGTGGAAGGACATCGGCGCCTGCGTGGCCAAGGCCGGTGTGCGCAAGCTGGTGCTCTACAACAGCCACGGCGGCCAGATGAGCGTGATGGACATCGTGGCGCGCGACCTGCGCGAGGAACACGGCATGATGGTCGTGGCCGCCAACTGGTATACGCTGGGCCTGCCCGAAGGGCTCTTCACCGCGCACGAAGGCCGGCACGGCATCCATGCCGGCGACCTCGAAAGCTCGGTGATGCTGCACCTTGCGCCGGACGACGTGCGTCCCGACCAGTTCCGCAACTTCCGCTCGATGACCGAAGACCTCGCCGCCGAGAACAAATTCCTCTCGATCACGCCCAGCGGCAAGCTCGGCTGGCAGATGCACGACATCAATCCCGCGGGCGCGGCCGGCGATGCCACGCGCGCCACCGCCGAAAAGGGCGCCGCGGTGCTCGACCACGTGGGGCGGCGCTTCGTTGAACTGCTGCAGGAGGTGGACCGCTTCCCGCTGTCGCGCCTCGCCAATGTTCCCGCCTGGCGCTAG
- a CDS encoding ABC transporter ATP-binding protein → MESLAPSSPPSPPLVSLRRVSKRFANGTLALQGMTLDIGEHDFISFLGPSGCGKSTALRLIAGLTRLSSGEMHWSGANSGKTQSDRDLGFVFQEPTLMPWAKVFDNVWLPLKLAGQSRDAAAPVVQQALEMVGLSRFAGVYPRELSGGMKMRVSIARALVTHPRLLLMDEPFAALDEMTRIKLNNDLLAIWREHRFSVVFVTHSVYESVYLSNRIVVMAARPGRVIDEIRIDEPYPRGEDFRTSSRYNAHCTAVSQSLHGALHGVDIDH, encoded by the coding sequence ATGGAAAGCCTCGCACCCTCTTCCCCGCCTTCCCCGCCGCTGGTCAGCCTGCGCCGCGTCAGCAAGCGCTTTGCCAACGGCACGCTCGCGCTGCAGGGCATGACCCTCGACATCGGCGAGCACGACTTCATCAGCTTTCTCGGCCCCTCGGGCTGCGGCAAGAGCACCGCGCTGCGGCTGATCGCCGGCTTGACCCGGCTCAGTTCGGGCGAAATGCACTGGTCCGGCGCCAACAGCGGCAAGACGCAGAGCGACCGCGACCTGGGCTTCGTGTTCCAGGAGCCCACGCTCATGCCCTGGGCCAAGGTGTTCGACAACGTCTGGCTGCCGCTCAAGCTCGCCGGCCAGAGCCGTGATGCGGCGGCGCCGGTGGTGCAGCAGGCGCTCGAGATGGTCGGCCTCTCGCGCTTTGCGGGCGTGTACCCGCGCGAGCTGTCGGGCGGCATGAAGATGCGCGTGTCGATCGCGCGCGCGCTGGTCACGCATCCGCGCCTGCTGCTGATGGACGAGCCCTTTGCCGCACTCGACGAGATGACGCGCATCAAGCTCAACAACGACCTGCTCGCGATCTGGCGCGAGCACCGCTTCTCAGTGGTGTTCGTCACGCACAGCGTCTACGAGTCGGTGTACCTCTCGAACCGCATCGTGGTGATGGCCGCGCGCCCGGGCCGCGTGATCGACGAGATCCGCATCGACGAGCCCTATCCGCGTGGCGAAGACTTCCGCACCTCGAGCCGCTACAACGCGCACTGCACCGCGGTGTCGCAATCCCTGCATGGAGCCCTGCATGGCGTCGACATCGATCACTGA
- a CDS encoding ABC transporter permease translates to MASTSITEPVALADADTAPSEAALRAHEDRLRRRESMLRIAVPAGIVIALLLAWEWMVRANNIPHYILPAPSLILKTLFDNWASLSSALWFTVKLTLLALGAAIVGGVLLAIAFALFKWVEIGLFPIAVILQVTPIIAIAPLILIYVSSTTAALLLCAWIVAFFPILSNTVIGLKSADSNLRDLFQLYKASPWQTFRHLLAPSALPYFMAGLKIAGGLSLIGAVVAEFTAGTAGKETGLASRILESSFRTEIPMMFAALLLVSLLGIVIFIVFAALSRLVLGHWHESEMRRER, encoded by the coding sequence ATGGCGTCGACATCGATCACTGAGCCCGTCGCGCTCGCCGACGCGGACACGGCGCCTTCCGAGGCCGCGCTGCGCGCGCACGAAGACAGGCTGCGCCGGCGCGAATCGATGCTGCGCATCGCGGTGCCCGCGGGCATCGTCATCGCACTGCTGCTGGCCTGGGAATGGATGGTGCGCGCCAACAACATCCCGCACTACATCCTGCCCGCGCCCTCGCTCATCCTGAAGACACTGTTCGACAACTGGGCCTCGCTCTCGAGCGCGCTGTGGTTCACCGTGAAGCTCACGCTGCTCGCGCTCGGCGCGGCCATCGTGGGCGGCGTGCTGCTGGCGATTGCCTTCGCGCTCTTCAAGTGGGTGGAGATCGGCCTGTTCCCGATCGCGGTGATCCTGCAGGTGACGCCGATCATCGCGATCGCGCCGCTGATCCTGATCTACGTGTCGAGCACCACCGCGGCGCTCCTGCTGTGCGCCTGGATCGTGGCCTTCTTCCCGATCCTGTCGAACACCGTCATCGGCCTGAAAAGCGCCGACAGCAACCTGCGCGACCTGTTCCAGCTCTACAAGGCCTCGCCGTGGCAGACCTTCCGCCATCTGCTCGCGCCCAGTGCGCTGCCGTACTTCATGGCGGGCCTGAAGATCGCGGGTGGGCTGAGCCTGATCGGCGCCGTGGTGGCCGAGTTCACGGCCGGCACGGCGGGCAAGGAGACGGGGCTGGCCTCGCGCATCCTCGAATCGAGCTTCCGCACCGAGATCCCGATGATGTTCGCGGCACTGCTCTTGGTGTCGTTGCTGGGCATCGTGATCTTCATCGTGTTCGCGGCACTGTCGCGCCTCGTGCTCGGCCATTGGCACGAAAGCGAAATGCGCCGTGAACGCTAG
- a CDS encoding FAD-binding oxidoreductase yields MNARTIVPAVDWEAVRADLRGLNLVTAPAQRKQLSKDFYWYSPILSAQLAGCVADLVVKVSTEDDVRQAAAVAAKWKLPLTVRAGGTGNYGQCVPLEGGVVLDVTQMCRVLDIQEGRMRVEAGARMHDIDLAARETGQALRMWPSTWHVATIGGFIAGGFGGIGSFRHGILRDPGNLLRARVMTVEREPRIIELHGDEIQQVHHAYGTNGVILDVEVALSPAVEWVHCTVLFDTYRGALDFGIAAQAPTLDIFLLSTVEARFSPYYTAMRDRFPADRHAVFAMVSPESMADFRALAAAHRGTISVAGTEPDLLAEGLPPAYECAFNHTTLQALKADRSWTYLQVAYAQPFDPAVVERHLQIFGDDVLQHQDFARAGGECGTFGILLVRWKGEAHQYEVIREIESQGGCKIFNPHVVTIEDGGMKTIDTQQIEFKKRSDPMGLMNPGKTRGWTSDMAVER; encoded by the coding sequence GTGAACGCTAGGACCATCGTGCCTGCCGTCGATTGGGAGGCCGTGCGCGCCGACCTGCGCGGGCTCAACCTCGTCACCGCGCCGGCCCAGCGCAAGCAGCTGTCGAAGGACTTCTACTGGTACAGCCCCATCCTCAGCGCGCAGCTCGCGGGCTGCGTGGCCGACCTCGTGGTCAAGGTCAGCACCGAGGACGACGTGCGCCAGGCCGCGGCCGTGGCTGCGAAGTGGAAGCTGCCGCTCACCGTGCGCGCCGGCGGCACCGGCAACTACGGCCAGTGCGTGCCGCTCGAGGGCGGCGTCGTGCTCGACGTGACGCAGATGTGCCGCGTGCTCGACATCCAGGAGGGCCGCATGCGCGTGGAGGCAGGGGCGCGCATGCACGACATCGACCTTGCGGCGCGCGAGACCGGCCAGGCGCTGCGCATGTGGCCCTCGACCTGGCACGTGGCCACGATCGGCGGCTTCATCGCGGGCGGCTTCGGCGGCATCGGCTCATTCCGCCACGGCATCCTGCGCGACCCCGGCAACCTGCTGCGCGCGCGCGTGATGACGGTGGAGCGCGAGCCGCGCATCATCGAACTGCATGGCGACGAGATCCAGCAGGTGCACCATGCCTACGGCACCAACGGCGTGATCCTCGACGTGGAAGTGGCGCTGAGCCCGGCCGTCGAGTGGGTGCACTGCACGGTGCTGTTCGACACCTACCGCGGCGCACTGGACTTCGGCATCGCCGCGCAGGCGCCGACGCTCGACATCTTCCTGCTCTCGACGGTCGAGGCGCGCTTCTCGCCCTACTACACGGCCATGCGCGATCGCTTTCCTGCCGACCGGCATGCGGTGTTCGCGATGGTCTCGCCCGAGTCGATGGCCGATTTCCGCGCGCTGGCCGCTGCGCATCGCGGCACCATCTCCGTCGCCGGTACCGAGCCCGATCTGCTCGCCGAGGGCCTGCCGCCCGCCTATGAATGCGCGTTCAACCACACGACGCTGCAGGCGCTGAAAGCGGATCGCAGCTGGACCTACCTGCAGGTGGCCTACGCCCAACCCTTCGACCCGGCCGTGGTCGAACGGCATCTGCAAATCTTCGGCGACGACGTGCTGCAGCACCAGGACTTCGCGCGCGCCGGCGGCGAATGCGGCACCTTCGGCATCCTGCTCGTGCGCTGGAAGGGCGAGGCTCACCAGTACGAAGTGATCCGCGAGATCGAGTCGCAGGGCGGCTGCAAGATCTTCAACCCGCACGTGGTCACCATCGAGGACGGCGGCATGAAGACCATCGACACGCAGCAGATCGAGTTCAAGAAGCGCAGCGATCCGATGGGCTTGATGAACCCCGGCAAGACGCGCGGCTGGACTTCCGATATGGCTGTCGAGCGTTGA
- a CDS encoding ABC transporter substrate-binding protein produces MRVPALTIRPLALALALSAAAFAAQAQEKVVFATNWKAQAGHGGFYQALVDGTYKKYGLDVDIQQGGPMVNNRPMLPAGKVDFLMTGNLLQSFDNVKNGVPTVVVAAFFQKDPQAMFAHPGQGFDTFKDMAKAPVAFIGKDGQFSFWQWMKSEHGFKDSQLKPYTFNVGPFLADKKSIQQGYAISEPLSIKAQAGFDPVVQLLADNGFSTYSTTIETRADLVKTKPETVRKFVEASIIGWNNYLYGDNKAANEMIAKINPDSPVAASQGSIELMKKMGIVDSGESLTKGIGAMDEARVKDFYDKMVKAGLYKPGEVDLSKVVTTQFVNKGVGVDVRKKLAGK; encoded by the coding sequence ATGCGCGTTCCCGCTCTGACAATCCGTCCGCTTGCTCTAGCCCTCGCCCTCTCGGCCGCCGCCTTCGCCGCACAGGCGCAGGAAAAAGTGGTGTTCGCCACCAACTGGAAGGCGCAGGCCGGCCACGGCGGCTTCTACCAGGCGCTGGTGGACGGCACCTACAAGAAGTACGGCCTCGACGTCGACATCCAGCAGGGCGGACCGATGGTCAACAACCGGCCGATGCTGCCGGCCGGCAAGGTCGACTTCCTGATGACAGGCAACCTGCTGCAGTCCTTCGACAACGTCAAGAACGGCGTGCCCACGGTGGTGGTCGCGGCCTTCTTCCAGAAGGATCCGCAGGCCATGTTCGCGCATCCGGGCCAGGGCTTCGACACCTTCAAGGACATGGCCAAGGCGCCCGTGGCCTTCATCGGCAAGGACGGCCAGTTCAGCTTCTGGCAGTGGATGAAGTCGGAGCACGGCTTCAAGGATTCGCAGCTCAAGCCCTACACCTTCAATGTCGGCCCGTTCCTCGCGGACAAGAAGTCGATCCAGCAGGGCTACGCCATTTCGGAGCCGCTTTCGATCAAGGCCCAGGCCGGCTTCGATCCCGTGGTGCAGCTCTTGGCCGACAACGGCTTCTCGACCTACTCGACCACCATCGAGACGCGCGCCGACCTCGTCAAGACCAAGCCCGAGACGGTGCGCAAGTTCGTAGAGGCCTCGATCATCGGCTGGAACAACTACCTCTACGGCGACAACAAGGCCGCCAACGAGATGATCGCCAAGATCAACCCCGACTCGCCCGTCGCCGCGTCGCAGGGCTCGATCGAGCTCATGAAGAAGATGGGCATCGTCGACAGCGGCGAGTCGCTCACCAAGGGCATCGGCGCGATGGACGAGGCCCGCGTGAAGGACTTCTACGACAAGATGGTGAAGGCCGGCCTCTACAAGCCCGGCGAGGTCGATCTCTCGAAGGTCGTGACCACGCAGTTCGTCAACAAGGGCGTCGGTGTCGACGTCCGCAAGAAGCTCGCTGGAAAGTAG
- a CDS encoding NAD(P)H-dependent oxidoreductase, whose amino-acid sequence MKTLVVHCHPNPDSFNHALYRTALEALQPRHPVKAIDLYAEGFDPTLTREERIAYLDNPELIRERVKPHVEALLWAEHLVFVYPTWFHGPPSMLKGWLERVWLPGVAFLPAQRKGQLARSGMRHIRRLTVVTTGGSPRWFVMLIGDPGRRLFTRALRALFAWRCKVTWLQLHDMNAVTARDRTHFIERVARKLQSI is encoded by the coding sequence ATGAAAACGCTCGTCGTCCACTGCCATCCGAACCCTGACAGCTTCAACCACGCGCTCTACCGCACCGCGCTCGAGGCCCTCCAGCCGCGGCACCCCGTCAAGGCCATCGACCTCTACGCCGAAGGCTTCGACCCCACGCTGACGCGCGAAGAGCGCATCGCCTATCTCGACAACCCCGAACTGATCCGCGAACGCGTCAAGCCGCATGTCGAAGCGCTGCTGTGGGCCGAGCACCTGGTGTTCGTCTATCCCACCTGGTTCCACGGGCCGCCGTCGATGCTCAAGGGCTGGCTCGAACGGGTGTGGCTGCCGGGCGTGGCCTTCCTGCCGGCGCAACGCAAGGGGCAGCTCGCGAGGTCGGGCATGCGGCACATCCGGCGGCTGACGGTGGTGACCACGGGCGGCTCGCCGCGCTGGTTCGTGATGCTCATCGGCGACCCGGGCCGGCGGCTCTTCACGCGCGCGCTGCGGGCGCTGTTCGCGTGGCGCTGCAAGGTCACGTGGCTGCAGCTGCACGACATGAACGCCGTCACCGCGCGCGACCGCACCCATTTCATCGAACGCGTTGCGCGCAAGCTGCAGAGCATCTAG